One part of the Lotus japonicus ecotype B-129 chromosome 2, LjGifu_v1.2 genome encodes these proteins:
- the LOC130739354 gene encoding putative disease resistance protein RGA3 encodes MAEAVLEIALENLSSLIQKELGLFLGSDQEFKRLSSTLTAIKATLEDAEERQFTEKAIKDWLRKLKDAAYVLDDILDECATEALEMENGGFMCGLSDKVQSSCLSSFHPKHVVFRRRIAKKMKRISERLDEISDERSRFHLTEMVTQKRAEWRQTTSIIAQPQVYGRDEDKDKIVDFLVGDSSSFEDLAVYPILGLGGLGKTTLAQLIFNHERVVNHFKQRIWVCVSEDFSLKRMTKAIIESASGHACEDLDLDPLQRKLIDLLQGRRYLIVLDDVWDDEQENWLRLKSLLIHGGKGASILVTTRLQKVAAIMGTIPPYELSMLSDDNCWELFKQRAFGPNEVERAELVGIGKEIVKKCGGVPLAAIALGSLLRFKREEKEWLCVKESKLWSLQGENFVMPALRLSYLNLPVKLRQCFSFCALFSKDEIISRQFLIELWMANGLVSSNEMVDAEDIGDELFNELYWRSNFQDIKTDEFGKITSFKMHDLVHDLAQYVAEEVCCSAVNNGIADVSEGIRHLSFYRTASWKQEVSSIQSGRFKSLKTCILGEHGHLFGGRSVEALKSNSLRMLNYHRLGSLSTSIGRFKYLRHLDISSGSFKSLPESLCMLWNLQILKLDNCRYLEKLPASLVRLKALQHLSLIGCYSLSRFPPQMGKLTCLRTLSMYFVGKEEGFQLAELGRLNLKGQLHIKHLEKVKSVIDAQEANMSSKHLNHLQLSWGRNEDCQSQENVEQILEVLQPHTHQLQILAVEGYTGACFPQWMSSLSLKYLNSLKLVDCESCLDLPQLGKLPALKYLGISNTSCEIVYLYEESCADGIFIALESLKLEKMPNLKKLSREDGENMFPRLSELEIIECPQLLGLPCLPSLNSLMMRGKGNQDLLSSIHKFHSLEHLYLGGNKEITCFPNGMLSNLSSLKRLHIFGCSKLEELLPNEVVNLGALQPLDIKHCQSLNSLTDGVLQGLQSLKKLVIVGCHKFNMSAGFQYLTCLEYLVIHGSSEMEGLHEALQHVTALKTLVLCNLPNLECLPAYLGNLGSLQLLAISKCPKLTCIRMSIQSLKMLGIYSCEVLGKRCQAETGEDWSNIAHVQDIVILNSGPLLGISGLSKDEHMAAASFKHNDLEELEAIYSTLMLQQQLLPNN; translated from the coding sequence ATGGCTGAGGCTGTGCTTGAAATTGCTCTTGAGAATTTGAGCTCACTCATTCAGAAGGAGCTTGGCTTGTTTCTGGGTTCTGATCAAGAATTCAAAAGGCTGTCCAGCACACTCACTGCAATCAAGGCAACACTTGAAGATGCAGAGGAGAGACAATTCACTGAGAAAGCTATTAAGGATTGGCTGCGAAAGCTGAAAGATGCTGCTTATGTTCTGGATGACATCTTGGACGAGTGTGCCACTGAAGCGCTGGAGATGGAGAATGGAGGATTCATGTGTGGTTTATCAGACAAGGTACAAAGCTCTTGTTTATCATCTTTTCATCCCAAGCATGTTGTCTTCCGTCGTAGAATTGctaagaaaatgaagaggataagTGAGAGGTTAGATGAAATTTCTGACGAGAGGAGTAGGTTTCATTTAACTGAGATGGTTACACAGAAAAGAGCTGAGTGGCGCCAAACCACCTCCATCATTGCTCAGCCTCAAGTCTATGGAAGAGATGAAGATAAGGATAAAATTGTAGACTTTTTGGTTGGTGATTCTTCGAGTTTCGAGGACTTAGCGGTCTATCCAATACTAGGTTTGGGTGGACTTGGAAAAACAACACTTGCCCAACTTATCTTCAATCATGAGAGGGTAGTCAACCACTTTAAACAAAGAATTTGGGTGTGCGTTTCGGAAGATTTCAGCTTGAAAAGAATGACAAAAGCTATCATAGAATCAGCATCCGGGCATGCCTGTGAGGATTTAGATCTAGACCCACTGCAGAGGAAACTTATAGATTTACTGCAAGGAAGAAGATATTTGATTGTTCTGGACGATGTGTGGGACGATGAACAAGAGAATTGGCTGAGGTTGAAATCTTTACTGATACATGGAGGTAAGGGTGCTTCAATTTTGGTCACTACTCGTCTCCAGAAAGTTGCAGCCATCATGGGAACAATACCTCCTTATGAATTATCAATGCTATCTgatgataattgttgggaattgTTTAAACAACGAGCATTTGGACCGAACGAGGTAGAACGTGCAGAGCTTGTGGGCATAGGAAAGGAGATAGTAAAGAAGTGTGGGGGAGTGCCTCTTGCAGCAATAGCACTAGGAAGTCTTTTGCGCTTTAAAAGAGAGGAAAAAGAATGGCTCTGTGTCAAGGAAAGCAAACTTTGGAGCTTGCAAGGTGAGAACTTTGTCATGCCTGCcttgagactaagttacttgaacTTGCCCGTGAAATTGAGACAATGTTTTTCCTTCTGTGCATTATTTTCCAAAGATGAAATAATAAGCAGGCAGTTTCTAATTGAACTTTGGATGGCTAATGGATTGGTTTCGTCCAATGAAATGGTGGATGCAGAGGATATCGGAGATGAGTTATTTAATGAATTATATTGGAGATCAAATTTTCAAGATATTAAGACAGATGAATTTGGCAAAATTACAAGTTTCAAGATGCATGATCTTGTTCATGATCTTGCTCAATATGTTGCTGAGGAAGTCTGTTGCAGTGCAGTTAATAATGGTATAGCTGATGTGTCTGAAGGAATCCGGCACCTATCATTTTATAGGACAGCCTCATGGAAACAGGAAGTTAGTTCAATCCAGTCGGGTCGATTCAAATCTTTGAAGACCTGCATATTAGGGGAACATGGTCATCTATTTGGGGGTCGTTCAGTAGAGGCATTGAAATCTAATTCTTTGCGGATGCTTAACTACCACCGCCTAGGAAGTTTGTCAACTTCAATTGGTCGTTTCAAATATCTAAGACACTTAGATATCTCTTCCGGATCGTTCAAATCTCTTCCGGAATCCCTTTGCATGCTCTGGAATTTGCAGATTTTGAAATTAGACAATTGTCGTTATCTGGAAAAGTTACCTGCTAGTTTGGTACGCCTAAAAGCTCTACAGCATCTATCATTGATTGGCTGCTATTCTTTATCAAGATTTCCCCCTCAAATGGGGAAGTTGACTTGTCTAAGGACTTTAAGCATGTATTTTGTTGGCAAGGAAGAAGGGTTCCAGTTGGCAGAATTGGGACGATTGAACCTTAAAGGACAACTTCACATCAAGCACCTGGAGAAAGTAAAAAGTGTAATTGATGCTCAAGAAGCCAATATGTCGAGTAAGCACCTGAATCATTTGCAGTTGTCATGGGGGAGAAATGAAGACTGCCAATCACAGGAAAATGTTGAGCAGATTCTTGAAGTGcttcaacctcatacccatcaACTTCAAATTCTTGCTGTGGAAGGATATACAGGTGCATGTTTCCCACAATGGATGTCCAGtctttctctcaagtatttaaATTCTTTAAAACTTGTGGATTGCGAAAGCTGCTTAGACCTTCCTCAGCTAGGGAAGCTACCTGCTCTGAAGTATCTAGGTATATCTAACACGAGTTGTGAAATAGTATACTTATACGAGGAGTCCTGTGCTGATGGAATTTTCATAGCTCTGGAATCTCTTAAACTGGAGAAGATGCCGAACTTGAAGAAGTTATCGAGGGAGGATGGAGAAAACATGTTCCCGCGCCTTTCAGAACTTGAAATTATTGAATGTCCTCAATTGTTAGGGCTGCCGTGCCTTCCATCTCTCAACAGTCTAATGATGCGAGGGAAAGGAAACCAAGATTTACTAAGTTCAATTCATAAATTCCACAGTCTTGAACATCTCTACTTGGGAGGGAATAAAGAGATAACTTGCTTTCCAAATGGGATGCTAAGTAACCTTTCTTCTCTAaaaagactgcacatttttggTTGCTCCAAACTTGAGGAGTTactcccaaatgaagtcgttaaccTTGGTGCTCTCCAACCACTGGACATAAAACATTGCCAGAGCCTAAATTCATTAACAGATGGAGTATTGCAAGGGTTGCAGTCTCTCAAGAAATTAGTTATTGTGGGGTGCCATAAGTTCAATATGTCAGCAGGTTTTCAATACCTAACTTGCCTTGAGTATTTGGTGATTCATGGTAGCTCAGAAATGGAAGGATTACATGAGGCTTTACAGCATGTGACTGCCCTGAAAACCTTAGTATTGTGTAATCTTCCAAACCTAGAATGCCTGCCTGCCTACTTGGGAAACCTTGGCTCGCTTCAATTATTAGCTATTTCTAAGTGCCCCAAGTTGACGTGTATTCGCATGAGTATCCAATCCCTGAAAATGTTGGGAATTTACAGTTGTGAAGTGCTAGGGAAGCGATGTCAGGCAGAAACAGGGGAGGATTGGTCAAATATAGCTCATGTTCAAGATATTGTAATACTAAACAGTGGACCGCTCTTGGGCATCAGCGGGTTGAGTAAAGACGAACATATGGCTGCAGCTTCATTCAAGCACAACGACCTTGAAGAATTAGAAGCGATCTATTCCACACTGATGTTGCAGCAACAGTTACTGCCAAATAACTGA
- the LOC130739352 gene encoding uncharacterized protein LOC130739352 has translation MKTKIFVLLCLLFLAASGFVNGSAKKEKDHIRLFELKKGDLSLKVSNWGATLVSLVLPDKHGKLGDVVLGYDSLKQYTNDSTYFGTTAGRVANRIGGAQFTLNGIHYKLIANEGNNTLHGGPRGFSDVLWKVERYVKEGDKPRITFSYHSFDGEEGFPGDLLVTVSYILGSKNSLSIIMKAKALNKPTPVNLINHAYWNLGNHNSGNILGEVVQIFGSRITVLDSHLIPTGEIASVKGTPYDFLKPQVVGARINQLPKTNGYDINYVLDGGKSKGLIKLAAIVMDKKSGRVMKLFTNAPGLQFYTANKVKNEKGKGGFVYQPRAGLCLESQVFPDSVNHPNFPSSIVTPEKPYKHVMLLKFSTKAPYAFSQS, from the exons ATGAAGACCAAGATCTTTGTGCTACTATGTCTTCTCTTCTTAGCTGCTTCTGGGTTTGTCAATGGCTCTGCTAAGAAGGAGAAGGACCATATTAGGTTATTTGAGCTCAAGAAAGGTGATCTTTCTTTGAAGGTTTCCAACTGGGGTGCAACACTTGTGTCTCTAGTCCTTCCTGATAAGCATG GGAAGTTGGGTGATGTTGTTCTTGGATATGACTCTCTCAAGCAATATACT AATGATTCAACATACTTTGGAACTACTGCTGGTCGGGTTGCTAACAGAATTGGAGGAGCTCAATTTACTCTAAATGGAATCCATTACAAATTAATTGCCAATGAAGGAAACAACACGCTTCATg GTGGACCCAGAGGATTCAGTGATGTTCTATGGAAAGTGGAAAGGTATGTAAAAGAAGGTGACAAACCCAGAATCACCTTCAGTTACCACAGTTTTGATGGTGAAGAAG gATTTCCTGGTGATCTGCTGGTAACTGTGAGCTACATTCTTGGGAGCAAAAACTCTCTGAGTATAATCATGAAAGCAAAAGCTCTAAACAAGCCTACTCCAGTGAATCTGATTAACCATGCTTATTGGAACCTAGGAAACCACAACAGTGGAAACATTTTAGGTGAAGTGGTTCAAATTTTCGGGTCCCGAATCACAGTTCTTGATAGCCATCTCATTCCCACTGGTGAAATTGCTTCTGTGAAAGGAACCCCATATGATTTCCTTAAGCCACAAGTTGTTGGGGCCAGGATCAACCAGTTGCCAAAAACTAATGGCTATGACATCAATTATGTGCTTGATGGTGGAAAAAGCAAAGGATTAATCAAATTGGCGGCGATAGTGATGGATAAGAAATCAGGGAGAGTGATGAAGCTCTTTACAAATGCTCCAGGGTTGCAGTTTTACACTGCTAATAAAGTGAAGAATGAGAAGGGGAAAGGTGGGTTTGTTTATCAACCGCGTGCAGGGTTGTGTTTGGAGTCTCAAGTCTTCCCTGACTCTGTGAATCACCCTAACTTTCCCTCAAGTATTGTGACCCCTGAAAAGCCTTATAAACATGTTATGCTACTTAAGTTTTCCACCAAAGCTCCATATGCTTTTTCACAGTCCTAA